Below is a window of Gammaproteobacteria bacterium DNA.
TGAAATCGGGGGCAGATGGCTTTGAGCCCGTAACCTTATTAAAGCAGTGGATGCCAAGCAATTTGCTGGCTAAATCCGATTTGCATGGTCTGTATAAGCGCTTTATGCAAGCCGCCGAGACTGAAGAAGAGTATGACGAGGAATATGACGAAGAGCATGATGAAGATTTGGATGAGTTTGATGAAGATAAATAAGCATGCTACAGTTAGACGTATAGAAGGCTATACAAATTAATGAAACTCATTATTACCCTGATTAAAAAACACAAACCCGCTAAACCAGTCTTGGAGTTATTCTAGGAGAGGGCTATGTGTACACATTTCAACCCGCTCCAGAGGCGGGTTTTTTTATGTCTGCCTTATCAGTGGATGGAAATGTCTAAAAAAGAGTTAATGGAAAATAAATTGTAAAAATAAACTGGACAAATGAATGAGCATACAAAATACACAAGCTGATATAAATTCTAACCAATGGGTGGTTTTGAAGTTCGGTGGTACCAGTGTCGAAACCTTGAATAATTGGCAAAAGATCAAGCGTATTGTCAAGGATCATATTAAGCACCGGAGTAAAGTATTTATAGTTCATTCGGCATTGGCTACGATGTCGAATTTATTGCAAGATATTTCACAGCAAGCGATTAGCAATGAACATCATGCTGGCCTTGACGAGTTCAAACAAAAACATCAAACGCTGCTGAAAAACATGCAACTCTCCGAGTCTTTGTTAGAGGAAGTTTATCAAGACCTGCAACGTGTTTTACAAGGTGTTTCATTACTCAAGGAACTGACCGACAGGACCAGGGCCGAGATCATGGCGTGTGGCGAATTGGCGGCAACAACCATTGGTGCGGCGTATCTGCGTAAAGAACTTAAACACAGTGTGCGTTATCTGGACGCGCGTGACTGGTTGTTCTCAAGTAAATCCTCGCAGCGTAAAAAAGACTATTTGAATGTCGATTGCGAGTCGGATTACGATGAAGAGTTATATCAAGCCATAAACTCGGACGATGTAGTCATTACGCAAGGTTTTATTGCCGCCAATCAAAAAGAAGAAACGGTACTGATTGGCCGGGGAGGATCGGATGTGTCAGCGGCATACTTTGCAGCTAAGATCAACGCTAGTGAATGCCAGATCTGGACCGACGTACCCGGTATGTTCACGGCCAATCCAAATGTTACCCCCAGCGCACGTTTGATCCAGAGACTCTCATATGTAGAGGCTCAGGAAATTGCCGCCTTGGGCGCCAAAGTCTTGCATCCGCGCAGCTTGCATCCGGTGCGCCAGGCCAATATCCCTCTACGCATAAAAAGCACGGTTCAGCCAGACCAACCCGGTACTTTGATCGAGAAACATCCCTCCGACCTGCAAGGTGTCTGTGCGATCACCACCCGCGATCCGATCACTTTGATCAGTATGGAAACCCTGGACATGTGGGGGCAGTCGGGTTTTTTGGGCAAAGCGTTTAGTGTATTTGGTCAACTCGGAATTTCTATTGATCTGGTCTCAACCTCCGAGACCGTAGTCACGGTGTCATTGGATCACGGACAGAATTCGATCGATGAAGAACTGCTCAATGAACTTAGTGAAAAACTTGCCACGATCTGTAAAGTCAAACTGCTGAGCTCATGTGCTGCCGTGTCGATCATCGGGCAAAAGGTCAGTGGTATTTTGAGCCAGATCGCACCCAGTCTGGAAGCCTTTGAAACCAACACGGTGTATCTCTTGAGCCAGGCGGCCAATGACTTGAATATCACCTTGGTGGTTGAGCGTGACCAGGCAAATAAAATTGCCAACAGTTTGCATGAATACCTGATTGGTAACCGTTCCAATAACGGGCAGTTTGGTGCCACGGCACTGGAGATACAGGAACTCATCGACGCCAAAAAATCTTCCAGCAAGCTTGCTAAAAGCTGGTGGGAAGCGCGTGTCAATGAATTGCTCGACGTGTGTCCAGAAGATCAAGCGGTATATGTTTACGATCGCAACACATTGTCGAAAAAAGCCCACGACCTGCTCAGCATACAGGCCGCCGATCAGGTGTTCTTTGCCTGCAAAGCCAATCATAATCCTGAGGTCTTAAAACTGTTTCACCAACAAGGCCTGGGTTTTGAATGCGTTTCTGCATCGGAGCTTGAGTATGTTACAGGCCTGTTTCCAGACATTGACCCTACAAGAATATTATTTACCCCGAACTTTGCGGCCCGACATGAATACGCTTTGGGCCTTGAGAAAAATGTTTATTTAACCGTGGACAGTGTGTATCCCTTACAACATTGGCCTGAATTGTTCAGTGGCAAAGATATTTTATTACGCATCGACCCTAAAACCGGCAAAGGTCATCATGCCTATGTGAAAACCGCGGGCAAACGCTCAAAATTCGGCATTCCGATTGAAGAATTACCAGCCTTGTCCGAACATTGTGCGCGTCACCATATTCGGGTTATCGGTTTGCATGCCCACGCGGGGAGTGGCATTTTACAAACCGGTC
It encodes the following:
- a CDS encoding bifunctional aspartate kinase/diaminopimelate decarboxylase → MSIQNTQADINSNQWVVLKFGGTSVETLNNWQKIKRIVKDHIKHRSKVFIVHSALATMSNLLQDISQQAISNEHHAGLDEFKQKHQTLLKNMQLSESLLEEVYQDLQRVLQGVSLLKELTDRTRAEIMACGELAATTIGAAYLRKELKHSVRYLDARDWLFSSKSSQRKKDYLNVDCESDYDEELYQAINSDDVVITQGFIAANQKEETVLIGRGGSDVSAAYFAAKINASECQIWTDVPGMFTANPNVTPSARLIQRLSYVEAQEIAALGAKVLHPRSLHPVRQANIPLRIKSTVQPDQPGTLIEKHPSDLQGVCAITTRDPITLISMETLDMWGQSGFLGKAFSVFGQLGISIDLVSTSETVVTVSLDHGQNSIDEELLNELSEKLATICKVKLLSSCAAVSIIGQKVSGILSQIAPSLEAFETNTVYLLSQAANDLNITLVVERDQANKIANSLHEYLIGNRSNNGQFGATALEIQELIDAKKSSSKLAKSWWEARVNELLDVCPEDQAVYVYDRNTLSKKAHDLLSIQAADQVFFACKANHNPEVLKLFHQQGLGFECVSASELEYVTGLFPDIDPTRILFTPNFAARHEYALGLEKNVYLTVDSVYPLQHWPELFSGKDILLRIDPKTGKGHHAYVKTAGKRSKFGIPIEELPALSEHCARHHIRVIGLHAHAGSGILQTGHWREHAELLNECRRWFNDVRILDLGGGFGIQDKFHQVPLDIADVQKSLQAFKQDFPDLQIWLEPGRYLVAEAGALLARVTQVKTKADQHFIGLNTGMNSLIRPALYGAYHRIVNLSKLDAEIEQSASIVGPICESADVLGRNIPMPATSEGDVILVANAGAYGQVMSSRYNMREPAGEIVI